The Homo sapiens chromosome 16, GRCh38.p14 Primary Assembly genome includes the window TCGGGAATGTTAAGAGGACTTCTCAGACTCACTGTCCTCTTTCCATGGGGCCAGGCTGGCCAGAGTTTAGTGAGATCCTGATTTTGGAGTCTAGCCTAGGGCAAAGGAAGGACCCCTTAGTATCTGTATTATCAGAGTTCTCAGCATTGGCGCATGGCTCTGGCCATCATTAAAAATAGTTACTCGACTTTTTATCTGTTCCTGTTTGTAACTCAAGTCCTTGTAGGAGAGGAGGGTTTGCTGCCTTGGGCAGGATTCCAGTAGgttttcattcattccacaaatactggagcacctactatgtccctgttctgtgccaggcattaGGTTTATGGCCTTAATACCATCTAATAGTATCCCCAATTCCACCTTAAACTCTTGTAGAATGACACACTTATATGAACCTGCAGTCATGGAAGTAAGTTGAGGAATAAATAGAGATGTAATGCCCTTTTAATGAATAATGTTTGTAACAGACACTGTTTGCTACCTCTccaacatccttttctttcttctttcctgctgaTGGGGACTGAGTTTGGTTCAGTTATTTATTTCCCCACATGTGGCTCAATTCGGGAGGGTAGCAGTAGCATGCTGGAACCAGCTTGTCAgagttatttccaaattttagaaAGTTTGACAGCTAAATATAGccattctttcttactttttatttttattttaaaaaaaaatttaatggaggcaggtcttgttatgtttcccaggctggtcttgaatgcctggcctcaagcaaatctcccacctcagcctcccagtgctgggattacaggcacgagccactgagcctagccttttttttttttttttttaaggcagggtcttgctgtgttgcccaggctgtagacagtggtgcaatcataggttACTGTAAGCCTGAGCTTCTGAGAACATAgccattcttaaaaataaaattacaggctgggcgtggtggctcacaactgtaatcccagcactttgggaggctgaggcgggtggatcacctgaggtcaggagtttgagaccagcctgaccaacacggtgaaactccatctctactaaaaatacaaaaattagctgggtgcagtggtgggtgcctgcagtcccagctactcgggaggctgaggcaggagaatcgcttgaacctgggaggtggaggttgcagtcaagccgagattgcaccactgcactccagcctggacgacagagcaagacttcatctcaaaaaaaattatataaacttataatttaacaaattatattaaaaagataacacGAAAGTCTCactttctacttattttaatacatttcacTCTTACCTGTCTCTTAAGATGATTCATGTCCATTATATCTACATGGGGGAAATAGTTGATAATGGTACGCTACTGTGTATCTCTTCCAAACTCTGTCCAGTGATGttacattggtagcttgaaatttgCCATGGTGGatgtatttacaccacagaaattggcacaTGCTACAAATTAGgattttgatgttattattttcttgataAGCCATTGAACAATCCTATCCCTAGTTTCAGGGCAAAATCTAATTGATCTAAGTTAAACACAATAGTATGTTTCCCATCTCTTAGGCGTGTAACCTAGTGCTGGCCAATGAGACAAGAAAGTTGTTTGGCTGGAGAATTTCTTAGTAAGTTTTTCTCACTTCTAAAAAGGAgacacagccaggcacggtggcttacacctgtaatcccaacaatttgggacgccaaggcaagcagatggcttgaggccaggagtttgcgaccagcctgggcaacatggtgaaaccctgtctctacaaaaaattagctaggtgtcatggtgcatgcctgtagtctcagctactcaggaggctgagcagggagaatcacctgagcctgggaggtcaaggctgccaatgagctgtgatcacaccattccactccagcctgggagatagagtgagaacctgtctcaaaacaaaacaaaggaaacaaacaaaaaggagacACACGGTAGAGATGGGCTCTGTTTCTGGCCATGTGGTTTTAAGATGGGATGGTTCTAAGACAGTTGGACTTGCAGCCAGTATCTTATAACAATGTCAAGTCAGGATGAACATGTTTGTATTAACGTgccttttgttctttatttttgttttgatttttttgggcCTGCGTTCAGAGAAAAAAAGtccaacatgtattttttttctctctctctcttctagaGGGGACCCTGATAGGTGTGACATCTGGGGAAACACTCCTCTACATTTTGCAGCCTCCAATGGCCATGCCCACTGCGTCTCATTCCTGGTCAACTTTGGTGCCAACATCTTTGCCCTGGATAATGACTTACAGACTCCACTGGATGCTGCTGCCAGCAGGGAGCAGAATGAATGTGTTGCTCTCCTGGACAAGGCTGCCACTGCACAGAACATCATGAACCCCAAGAAGGTCACCAGGCTGAAGGAGCAGGCTCAGAAGAATGCCAGGAGGCAGATCAAAGAGTGTGAGAGGCTCCAGGAGAAGCACCAAAATAAGATGGCCCACACCTACAGCAAGGAGGAATCCGGGACTCTCTCTTCTTCCAAGGGTACCTTCTCCAGATCATCCCCTTCAAATGCTTCTGCTCCTGGCACATTCGGGTCACTATCTAAGGGCATTAAAGACACTTTCAAGATCAAGTTCAAGAAGAACAAAGATACAGCAGAACAGGTGGGGAAGGAAGGCAGAAGTGGGCAGAGGAACGTGATGGAAGTGttcagagaggaagaggaagactcGTTCTCAGGGGACTTCAAAGAGAAGCTCCAGTTGTCAGCAGAGGAGGACGGCAGTGTGCACCATGAATCCATTCTCAATCGTCCAGGTCTAGGAAGTATTGTTTTTAGAAGGAACAGGATATCGAGTCCTGAAGACATCTCAGATAGCAAGAGAGAGTTTGGTTTTAAACTGCCCAGtgaattgcttcaaagacaagGAGCATCAGAGGCTGATGAGGGTGCAGCTGatgaagagggagaggaaaacGGCCTCAAAGATGATCTGCCGTGGGATGACGATGAAGTGGAGTGGGAGGAAG containing:
- the ANKS4B gene encoding ankyrin repeat and SAM domain-containing protein 4B, translated to MSTRYHQAASDSYLELLKEATKRDLNLSDEDGMTPTLLAAYHGNLEALEIICSRGGDPDRCDIWGNTPLHFAASNGHAHCVSFLVNFGANIFALDNDLQTPLDAAASREQNECVALLDKAATAQNIMNPKKVTRLKEQAQKNARRQIKECERLQEKHQNKMAHTYSKEESGTLSSSKGTFSRSSPSNASAPGTFGSLSKGIKDTFKIKFKKNKDTAEQVGKEGRSGQRNVMEVFREEEEDSFSGDFKEKLQLSAEEDGSVHHESILNRPGLGSIVFRRNRISSPEDISDSKREFGFKLPSELLQRQGASEADEGAADEEGEENGLKDDLPWDDDEVEWEEDVVDATPLEVFLLSQHLEEFLPIFKREQIDLEALLLCSDEDLQSIQMQLGPRKKVLNAINRRKQVLQQPGQLVDTSL